ACCTGCACCAGAATGGAAAACAGGTTATCCTGACTTCAGACAAAGCACCTGTGGATATGCAGGATATTGAGCAACGCTTATTATCCCGTTTCAAGTGGGGTCTTTCTGCAGAATTACACCAACCTGATTATGAAACAAGGATTTCAATCTTAAAGAACATCCTGTATCGTGATGGTGTGGAAATGCCGGAAGAAATCATTGAATACGTAGCACGTAACATCAAATCGAATGTTCGTGAACTCGAAGGTGCCATCATTTCTTTAATTGCACAATCTTCATTCAATAAGAAAGAAGTTACACTCGATCTGGCGAAAGCCGTGGTGGAAAAATTCGTTAAGAATGTCAAACGTGAAATTTCAATTGACTACATCCAAAAAGTAGTTTCTGATTATTTCCAGCTGGACATCGATATGCTGCAATCAAAGACAAGAAAACGTCATGTTGTTCAGGCCCGTCAATTGGCCATGTTCTTTGCGAAGAAATTTACGAAAGCATCTTTGGCCAATATTGGTTCCCAAATCGGGGATCGTGACCACGCCACAGTGCTTCATGCGTGTAAAACTGTTGATAACCTGGTTTCAACAGATAAACAATTTAAAAAATTCGTGGACGATATCCACAAAAAACTATCGTTGTAATGCCCGTAAGGATTTTAATGGTATGCCTGGGAAATATTTGCCGGTCACCACTGGCAGAAGGCGTTCTGGCTTCTAAATTACCAAGGGACAAATTCAGGGTTGACTCTGCAGGGACAGGAAATTACCATAGCGGTAAACAACCTGACCAACGCTCCATCAATATAGCAAACAGAAAAGGACTCGATATTTCGACGCAAAGGGCACGCCAGTTTAAAGCCGAGGATTTTGCAATTTATGACCATATTTACGTGATGGATCATAGCAACTTTCGGGATGTGATGCTTTTGGCGCCAAATAAAGAGGCCGGAAAGAAAGTTTCTTATTTGCTTGACGCATTATTCCCCGGCGAAAATGTAGATGTCCCGGATCCGTATTTCGGATTGGAAAATGGCTTCGAAACAGTCTATGAAATGATTGATGAAAGCTGTACGCTCATAGCTGAAAAACTACTCAAAGAAGTCGAATAACTTCTTATAACATCTTTTTTAATGGCAAATCATTCGACCGGAAAACTATATTTAATTCCGACTACTTTGGGCGTAGCAGGCGATAATGATACTGCCAGACAATCCGAACCGATGGACGTTTTGCCGCATTCCGTAAAGCGGATTGTGGAATTGCTGGATATTTATATCGTGGAAAATGAAAAGACAGCACGTAAATTCATCAAAAGCATTGTTCCCGATAAGATACAAGCGAAGCTTCAATTAAGCGCCTTAAATAAGCACACCCAAACTTCAGAACATACTGAAATGATTAAGCCGTGCCTCGAAGGCAAGGACATCGGCCTGATGAGTGATGCCGGTTGTCCTGGCGTTGCCGATCCCGGCGCTGCGATTGTGAAACTGGCTCACGAAAAAGGCATTCAGGTGATACCGATGGTGGGACCATCATCAATATTGCTGGCTATGATGGCTTCCGGGATGAATGGGCAGAGTTTTACTTTCAATGGATATTTACCCATAGATAAATCCGAAAAGAAATCAGCGGTAAAGCAGCTTGAGAAATTGTCGGCCGATAAAAACCAATCGCAATTGTTTATAGAAACGCCTTACCGCAATAATAAAATGCTTGAGGATCTATTGCAAACACTGCATTCTGAAACACATTTGTGTATCGCTGCAGACATTACACTGCCCACAGAATTTATCAAAACACATCAAATCAAAGACTGGAAAAAAGTCAAGGTTGATTTACAAAACCGCCCTGCGATTTTCATTATTCATAAAATGTAAAAGCCCCCGTCCGGAGGCTTTTTTTATTTCACATCGTCATCTTCCAATTGGAATATTTCTTCTACGGGCTTCTCAAAAAACCGCGCCAGCTTGAGTGCCAGGACCGTTGAAGGCACATACTTTCCGGTTTCCATTGCATTGATGGTCTGCCGGCTTACCTGTATCTTATCTGCCAGATCTCCTTGCGAAATGGAAGCCATCGCCCTTAAAACCTTAAGATTATTCTTCATCACTCGTGTCTTTTTTAAGTTGGTATAATTTATAATGGAACCTGATGATAAAAAAGAAAATCATCGTAAAAGTATTGTAAAACAACACATTCAGGAATGGGAAACCATAAATGAACATGGCCAGGAACAGGATGATACCGTAATTCACATATACTGCCCAAACGAGGCTCTCATGCCTTATTTTGGAAATCAGTTCATCTTCATTCTTCAATCTTGAAAAGCAGATAAAAATCCCACCAATGATGAGGCAAAATAAAAGCAACTCATCAACGATACTATTGTTTATAAAAGCAAAAGCCTGGGATTTAGAGAATATATTATCGTCATTCACCAGAGTAAATACACGGCATACCAGATAATTGTCCGTGTTGATATTGAAAATCGATATGTACAGGCTGACCAGAAATGCCGGAATAAATAAAATCCAGCCAATCTTTTTAAAAGGGTTTGGTAATAAAAATGGCATTTTCATTGTCTAAAGTTTTAAAGTTTATTCAAATGTAAAATAAACTTTACATATAGACAAATATATTTTACAAAAAGAAAAGTTTTCTTTACTAAATAAAATTACCCTTAACAATCATCGCTTTTTAGAATGATCGATAAGGGTTATATTTGCAACAACGAACGTAATTGCAAGAATATACTATCTGAAAACTACAGGATTGTCTTCAGCAATAATATGCGAGGTATCATAATCAGCGTATTTCCTGAGATAACTCTTCAATGAAGTGCCGTAACCATCTACGATTTTCCTCTTTCCATCATATTTAAGGAATTTTTTTACAGAGCCCGCACCAAGCAAATGTGCCGCTGCAAGCATTCCTGATTCGGTCATCCTGATCCCGGCAACAATTTTTCCTTCATACGCAGCAATTTCGTCCTTGAGTTCCCATTTGTTTTTAGCAATCAAAGCACTGAATGCCTTTTCCTGCAACTGTGGATTTCTCAAAAAAGCGGCATTGTCCTTAATCCCAACGGAACGCAAAGCACTCGCACCAAACTGGTACTTGCCCATATAACCGAACGAATTAATTAATTTGTACTGACCCTGAGACTCTTTGAAAGCAATGGCTTCTTTAAAACCGGTAAAGGATTTTCCGGTATAAATCAGGTTTGAAAAAGGATAATCTGATAAATCCTTTGAAGGAAACTGCACGGAAGAAGGTTCATTTTCGGCAGTGGAGAACCACGATGGATTCTGATTTTTGGCAGCTTTAAAACCTGAGGAGATGAAAGCTACGATAAGGGTAATGCTAGTGTAATATATCCATTTTTTTAACATAAATTGGTTTTCTTCCAAGTCTGTCACCCCGGGAAATTACTAAGGGACAAATATACGACAAATAATACAAAACTGAATATCAGCAAGTTAATATTTCCCTAAAAGTAAAATGCATGTACTTTGACCTTTCCTAAACCGTTGACCTCAAAGGCGGGAGCAGGAATCTTAATCGTGTTAAAAAGAGAAAAAACAGTCTTTAAAAAGTGGGATTTTGTCCTGATTTTTTCCAGATTCACGTCGAAACTAAGGTAAAATTGACGTGTTCTCGTCGGATATCCGCTCAAATCCGGTACAGCTTCCCCATTTCCGGAAACCAAACCGTCCGCACCATAGCCAACAGCTACATTAAACCACTTCGGAACCGCATTGCATTTGGTAAAAGCGTATAAATTGGCGGAAAGCCAATACGTCTGCCCATTATAATCTTTTAAAAGCTGCTCCTGAAACGAAGTACCCAATACATCAGGCCTTAATTTTGCATAATGTGTCTGATGGAATGAAAACTTAGGAATAATGCGTTGTTCTTTCCAGAGTAATTCCTGCCCAATAAATAACGCTGTTCCTGATACATTCGCAACCATATCACCCGAAGACGCGCCCCATTCCGCCGAATAGCCATCAAAAACCTCAACGACGGTCAGGAATGCCAAACCGAGTGTACTGCCGTAAACAAGGCTGTTCTGCCGACTTACACCACTCCATCGTAAAGCCTCAAAGCCTGCTTTTCCAATATGGTAAGATGAATATACATGTCCAACCTTATCCATCTGAAGCCAATCGTTGTTGTCGTTGATGAAATGAAACGAACTTTGAGGGTAATCCTTATACCAAACCTGGCTTAAGCCCACCAATGTCCCAGTAGCCAAAACCGTTTCCGTTCCAATTACGAAATTTCGCCGCCCGGCATCCAGGGTGTCCGAAGGTGTAAGGAATGTATCAAATCCGCTTTGAGCAAAGACAATGGTGTTTACAAAGACAAACAGTAAGATGATGTGGTATCTTGAAGCCAAGACTATCTTTTTATGCCCTGGCTGTTGATCCATGCCACATATTTCTGGCGGTTCGCCTCATGTTGCGCTGGAGTGACAGCAAATTCATGGTAACCGAATTTGGTTACACTTGCACAGAAATAAATATAGTTGTGCTGTTCCGGATTTAATACCGCTTCAAGCGCTGTGATGTCCGGCATCGCAATAGGACCCGGCGGCAAACCTTCATACATATAAGTATTGTATGGCGAAACGGTCTGTAAATCTTTATTAAGCACCCTTTTAATAACAAGGCTGAAATCGTTGGCGTTTTTCTTCACGGCATAAATCACCGTCGGGTCGGCTTCGAGTTTCATGCCGCTTTTCAGGCGGTTTAAATAGACTCCGGCAACCCTTGGCCTCTCGTCTTTCTTCACCGTTTCCTTATGCACGATGGAAGCCAACGCGGACACCTGCAATGGTGTCAGGTTTTGCTTTTCTGCCAATGCGATGCGCTCGGGTGTCCAGAACTTCCTGTATTCCTTTGCCATACGGTCACGGAATTTCTCCGCGTTCACATTCCAGAAAAATTCGTATGAATTCGGGATAAACATCGACAACACATTATCTTCCGTAAAGCCATTATCTGCTAAAAATTTCTTGTTGCGGAAGGCATTCAGCAAGGACAAACTATCGGCTTCGATCTGTTTTGAAACCCTCCCGGCGAGATCTTCAAGACGCTCCTGGTTATTGAATGTCAGGTCGAAATGTACATTCTGGCGCAGCGAATTGATGATATCGTTACTGCTCATATCCTTCTTAATCAGGAACTTTCCTGACTTTACATTTTTATCGTATGACTTCTTTTCGGCAACCATCTTAAAACGGTCCATATCCTTTACCAAAGGTGCCATGATCGTCGTTACCTGATTAAAATCGGCATTCGTTGGAATATACACGTACATTTCCTTTTGGTCAAAAGCGGTATTCGGTGCGAAGATTTTCCTGTACAACATATAGCCGTAAACTGAAGCGGCTGTAACAATAACAAGTGATAAGATGATGAGTAATTTCTTAGGTTTCAATTGGTATGGTATTAAAATTGATGATTTATTAATTGGTAAAGGGCTTCATCCCTGTACCTTCCGCCGATCAGGTTCCATTGCTCTTTCACTCCGATCCTGCGGAAGCCAAAATTAGTAAAAAGCTTAATACTTGGCTCATTTTCGGTATCAATATTCGCATACACCTGGTGCAGGTTCAATTTCGAAAAAGCATATTGTATCAAAAGGCCTAAAGCTTCAGTACCGGCACCTTTATTCCTGTCTTTGCTTGCCTGTATCAGTATTCCGATGCCCGCGCGATGGTTCTTCGGATCGTATTCAAACAAATCGATAAGCCCTATCGGGACAGGATTGTCATGGTAACAGATGGCCAGGCGCAATTGTTTCGCCTCGAAAATATCCTGCTGTGCATTTTCAAGGTATTGACGGATCAGGTAATAACTATAAGGAGTGTGGGTATTGCTGACATGCCAGATGCTTTCGTCATTCTCGACATCATAAATGAAATCCAGGTCTTCGGGTTCGAGTGCACGCAGGCGGATGTTGTCTCCTTTTAATGTGATCATGGTATCAGATCTGGAATTCTCCTTTAAACACAAATGTGGCAGGCCCTTTTAAGAATACATTCGAATACACGCCTTCGTTTACAAAGAAGGACACTTCCAACTTCCCCCGGGAACGTTCAGTGTTACCTTGTCAGCATGGGTTTTGCCTAAAGCATGCATCGCAATCGCAACCGCAGTCACGCCGGTACCACAGGATAGTGTCTCATCTTCTACGCCCCTTTCATAAGTGCGTACCTTGAAAGCGGTGTCATTTTCCTGTTCTACAAAATTGACGTTGCTGCCTTTCTGCCCATATAAATCAGAATAACGCACTTTGGCGCCATTGTTTTTCACATCAGTTGAAAGTACGTTTTCGACGAGTTCCACATGGTGTGGCGAACCCGTATCCAGGTATACATATTCCGGAGTGATTGTCAAGGAATCCACGTCTTTCATCTGCAATGAGACGATGCCTTTTTCATAAATGGTAGCATAATGCGCGCCATCGGTAGCGATGAAAGTCGTTTCAACGTCAATGATATCGAGTTTTTTAGCAAATGCGACCAGGCACCTTCCGCCATTACCGCACATCGAACTTTCATTGCCGTCGGAATTGAAATACACCATCCTGAAATCATAATCGGGATCGTTTTCAAGCAAAATCAACCCATCGGCACCAATTCCGAAACGGCGGTCGCACAATCGTTCCACCAGTTTGATATCCGCTTTCGGAAATTCGCCGGAACGGTTGTCAATCATGACAAAATCGTTGCCCGTGCCCTCATATTTACTGAACTCAATCTTCATTGGAAAGCATCGTTTTACAGGTTAAAAACGCCTTTCAAAGGTACGAATATTATAACAGAAAGTTAAACCGTGTTAATCAGGTGTTAAACCGTTTTTTCGAAAAAGTAAATCCTATAATTTTGCCGTTAAATAACTTAAATATATACTACAAATGAAAAGATTTTCTAATTTATTCTTGGTTTGCTTGTTAAGCGGTGCCACAACATTAGGAGCTTACAAGTTATTATTTGAAGGTGATGGATTGCTTTCCCCGAAGAAATCTGTTGTAACACTTGCGAACCCGAATTACAATAAAACAGTCGGTTTTTCTGCGGAAGGGGTCGACTTTGCCGAAGCTGCCGACAAGGCGGTGCATACCGTCGTCCACGTCAAGAACGTTTCCTACCGCACCGTTTCCAACCCGATCATGGAGTACTTTTATGGCTATCGCGGCGGGCAACAGCAGGAGCAGGTAGGTACCGGTTCCGGGGTAATCATCTCAGAAGATGGCTACATCGTCACCAACAACCACGTCGTCCAGGACGCATCCGATCTGGAGATCACCTTAAACAATAAGAAAGTATATAAAGCGAAACTGATCGGTACCGATTCTAAAATGGATATTGCCTTACTGAAAATCGATGCCGACGAGAAACTCCCTTATGCTACTTTCGCTGACAGTGACAATACAAAAGTCGGCGAATGGGTACTGGCCGTCGGAAATCCTTACAACTTAACTTCCACCGTGACTGCGGGGATTATTTCTGCGAAAGCCAGGAACCTCGACACCAACGGCATCCAGTCCTTCATCCAGACGGATGCTGCCGTAAACCCTGGAAACAGCGGTGGCGCACTGGTAAACACCCACGGCGAACTGATCGGGATCAACACGATGATTTCCTCACAAACCGGATCTTATGTAGGGTATTCTTTCGCAATCCCTTCCAATATTGCCCGTAAGATTATCGAAGACATCATGGAATATGGCAATGTACAACGCGGTATATTGGGCGTTCGCGGTGCCGAATTGAATGGCCCCGTATCCAAAGAACTCGGCCTGAACCGTACCGAAGGCTTTTATGTAGGCGGTGTCGACAAGAATTCAGGTGCCGAGAAAGCAGGCATCAAAAAAGGCGATGTGATCATAAAGCTGGACAACAGCAACATCAGTTCCTATGCGGATTTGTCCGGGTTTATAAATACCAAACGCCCGAACGACAAGATCGAGGTAACCTTAGTCCGCGATGGGGATACCAAAACCGTTCCTGTGGTTTTGACAAAGTATGAATTTGTCAACGCAGAGTTTAAAGGACTCGAACTCGAAGACATTTCACCTGCTGACAGCAAAAGATTCAACCTGAACTACGGCGTAAAGATCAAGGACATCTCTAACGAGCGTTTCGCGGCATACGCCAATGATTTAAAAGGGGCATCATCCTGAGCATCAACAATGCGAAGGTCAAGGATATCAAATCCGTAAACGAAATGCTTGAAAACGTCAACGATAATGAAAGCGTGCAGATAGAAATGCTGACACGCAACGGACAGGTAGTCAGGTTTATCCTTTAAAAATTACAACAGTTCAAATTAAGCCGGTTCATACCGGCTTTTTTTATGCAATCTCCTGAAATGCAATATTTCCGCTTTTGAAAAATTCATAATAAAAGTTCAAAAAATATTTTACGAAAACGTTTGAAATACATATTTTTGCATCAAATTTTAAAAAAACAACACTAACCTTATCAAATCACAACGAAATGAATAATACCGCTTCCTACGAAAGAGAGCTTTCCTTCCAGGCCGACAGAAGACGTGCCGGAGTTGAATTTATCAAGATAATCAGCGATTTATGGTATGACAAATCCATCGAGATGGTATTGTTCCGCAACCAACTGATTGACCGTAATGTAAGCGATATCATCAACTTACACGAATATGCAGGCGCCTTCGTAGGCAAACCGATTTCCATTTTTGATTCTGTTGAGATTGCCAAAGCGATTTTGTCTTTGGATTTACCGCCTTCCAAACTCGACATCGGTAAACTGACTTACGAATTCCACCTTGAAGACGATAAATACCCTAATGCGAAGCATTTCGTCATCGACAAACTGAAAGATGCCAAAGACATCAAGGATATCCAGCCAAAAGATGTCGTATTATACGGTTTCGGGCGTATCGGACGTTTATTGGCGCGCGAATTGATGTCGAAAATGGGCAAAGGGAACCAGATGCGCCTTCGTGCTATCGTGACCCGCGACAAGAATGATGCCGTGACTTTGGAAAAAAGGGCTTCCTTGCTGAGGAACGACTCTATCCACGGTGACTTCCAGGGCTCGGTCATTGCCGATCCTGAAAACAATGCGCTGATCATCAACGGCACCACGGTGCATGTCATCACGGCGAATGCCCCTGAGGATATCGACTATACCGTATATGGCATTTCCGATGCCTTATTGATTGACAACACTGGTGCTTTTACTACGCAGGAGGCTTTGGCAAGGCATTTGAAATCCAACGGGGTTTCCAAGGTGCTGCTTACTGCTCCGGGCAAAGGCGTGCCCAACATCGTGCATGGTGTAAACCAAAATGAACACAATCCTGATACGGTGGATATTTTCTCTGCTGCGTCATGCACCACCAATGCCATTACCCCGATATTAAAAGCGGTTGAAGATACGTTAGGCGTTGTAAAAGGCCATTTGGAAACCATCCATGCCTACACCAATGACCAGAACCTTGTCGATAACATGCACAAGAAATACCGTCGTGGCCGTGCCGCCGGCCTAAATATGGTCATTACCGAAACCGGTGCCGGAAGTGCTGTCGCAAAAGCATTGTCAAGCCTTGCCGGAAAACTGACCTCGAACGCGATCCGTGTTCCTGTGCCAAACGGTTCCCTGGTGGTATTAAACCTTGAAGTGAACAAGGAAACCTCTATTGAGGAAGTGAATGCCATCATGAAAAAATATGCTCTCGAAGGAGAACTGGTAGAGCAGATCAAATATTCGTTAAGCAACGAACTGGTATCTTCCGACATCGTGGGCACCTCAGCGCCTTCGATTTATGACAGCAATGCCACGATTGTTTCGGCCGATGGAAAGAACATCGTGCTGTACATCTGGTATGATAACGAATACGGTT
This genomic stretch from Flavobacterium pallidum harbors:
- a CDS encoding DUF2279 domain-containing protein, with protein sequence MDQQPGHKKIVLASRYHIILLFVFVNTIVFAQSGFDTFLTPSDTLDAGRRNFVIGTETVLATGTLVGLSQVWYKDYPQSSFHFINDNNDWLQMDKVGHVYSSYHIGKAGFEALRWSGVSRQNSLVYGSTLGLAFLTVVEVFDGYSAEWGASSGDMVANVSGTALFIGQELLWKEQRIIPKFSFHQTHYAKLRPDVLGTSFQEQLLKDYNGQTYWLSANLYAFTKCNAVPKWFNVAVGYGADGLVSGNGEAVPDLSGYPTRTRQFYLSFDVNLEKIRTKSHFLKTVFSLFNTIKIPAPAFEVNGLGKVKVHAFYF
- the mltG gene encoding endolytic transglycosylase MltG; this encodes MKPKKLLIILSLVIVTAASVYGYMLYRKIFAPNTAFDQKEMYVYIPTNADFNQVTTIMAPLVKDMDRFKMVAEKKSYDKNVKSGKFLIKKDMSSNDIINSLRQNVHFDLTFNNQERLEDLAGRVSKQIEADSLSLLNAFRNKKFLADNGFTEDNVLSMFIPNSYEFFWNVNAEKFRDRMAKEYRKFWTPERIALAEKQNLTPLQVSALASIVHKETVKKDERPRVAGVYLNRLKSGMKLEADPTVIYAVKKNANDFSLVIKRVLNKDLQTVSPYNTYMYEGLPPGPIAMPDITALEAVLNPEQHNYIYFCASVTKFGYHEFAVTPAQHEANRQKYVAWINSQGIKR
- a CDS encoding SAM-dependent methyltransferase, with amino-acid sequence MANHSTGKLYLIPTTLGVAGDNDTARQSEPMDVLPHSVKRIVELLDIYIVENEKTARKFIKSIVPDKIQAKLQLSALNKHTQTSEHTEMIKPCLEGKDIGLMSDAGCPGVADPGAAIVKLAHEKGIQVIPMVGPSSILLAMMASGMNGQSFTFNGYLPIDKSEKKSAVKQLEKLSADKNQSQLFIETPYRNNKMLEDLLQTLHSETHLCIAADITLPTEFIKTHQIKDWKKVKVDLQNRPAIFIIHKM
- a CDS encoding peptidoglycan-binding protein LysM, with protein sequence MLKKWIYYTSITLIVAFISSGFKAAKNQNPSWFSTAENEPSSVQFPSKDLSDYPFSNLIYTGKSFTGFKEAIAFKESQGQYKLINSFGYMGKYQFGASALRSVGIKDNAAFLRNPQLQEKAFSALIAKNKWELKDEIAAYEGKIVAGIRMTESGMLAAAHLLGAGSVKKFLKYDGKRKIVDGYGTSLKSYLRKYADYDTSHIIAEDNPVVFR
- a CDS encoding low molecular weight protein-tyrosine-phosphatase; translation: MPVRILMVCLGNICRSPLAEGVLASKLPRDKFRVDSAGTGNYHSGKQPDQRSINIANRKGLDISTQRARQFKAEDFAIYDHIYVMDHSNFRDVMLLAPNKEAGKKVSYLLDALFPGENVDVPDPYFGLENGFETVYEMIDESCTLIAEKLLKEVE
- a CDS encoding helix-turn-helix transcriptional regulator; the encoded protein is MKNNLKVLRAMASISQGDLADKIQVSRQTINAMETGKYVPSTVLALKLARFFEKPVEEIFQLEDDDVK
- a CDS encoding GNAT family N-acetyltransferase; the protein is MITLKGDNIRLRALEPEDLDFIYDVENDESIWHVSNTHTPYSYYLIRQYLENAQQDIFEAKQLRLAICYHDNPVPIGLIDLFEYDPKNHRAGIGILIQASKDRNKGAGTEALGLLIQYAFSKLNLHQVYANIDTENEPSIKLFTNFGFRRIGVKEQWNLIGGRYRDEALYQLINHQF
- a CDS encoding glyceraldehyde-3-phosphate dehydrogenase; translated protein: MNNTASYERELSFQADRRRAGVEFIKIISDLWYDKSIEMVLFRNQLIDRNVSDIINLHEYAGAFVGKPISIFDSVEIAKAILSLDLPPSKLDIGKLTYEFHLEDDKYPNAKHFVIDKLKDAKDIKDIQPKDVVLYGFGRIGRLLARELMSKMGKGNQMRLRAIVTRDKNDAVTLEKRASLLRNDSIHGDFQGSVIADPENNALIINGTTVHVITANAPEDIDYTVYGISDALLIDNTGAFTTQEALARHLKSNGVSKVLLTAPGKGVPNIVHGVNQNEHNPDTVDIFSAASCTTNAITPILKAVEDTLGVVKGHLETIHAYTNDQNLVDNMHKKYRRGRAAGLNMVITETGAGSAVAKALSSLAGKLTSNAIRVPVPNGSLVVLNLEVNKETSIEEVNAIMKKYALEGELVEQIKYSLSNELVSSDIVGTSAPSIYDSNATIVSADGKNIVLYIWYDNEYGYSHQVIRLAKYIAKVRRFTYY